The DNA region ttagagaaggatccatgtgctgctgaggagaaaatgtattctctcattgaaaaGTGAAACATTCTATatatgttaagtctaaattattgattgtattattgagttctatagtttcttcattCAGCTTTcttttggaagatctatccagtggtgaaagaggtgtgttaaagtcacccaaaattattgtgttgtggtctattgaCTCTTGGACTTTAAAatagtttgtttgatgaacatagatgccctattgtttggggcatatatatttattattgttaagtactgttggtgtatagttcccttgagcagcatgtagtgtccttctttatcctttttgattgactttagtttgcagtctattttatttgacatgaggatggaaattcctgcttgcttctggagttcatgtgagtggtatgatttcatCATCAGtctttggatgtcttttcctatgaaatgagtctctttgaggcagcatattgttgggtctttttttatccaatctgcaaGCCTATATCTTTGGATTGGTGAGTTGAGGccattaaaattcagaaatattattgaaatatgatttgtattcccagccatttttgtttatttttggtatttaatttgaCTGAATTTCTCCATTGATAGGCTTTTCCTTTAGTgcaatacctccctctgctgattttcattgttgtttttcattttatctttatggAATATTCTGCCAAAGATGTTCTGTAGTAAaggctttctagctgtaaattcttataacttttatttatcatggaagatttttattttatcataaaatctaaaccttaattttgctggatacaaaattcttggttggcatccatcttctttcagagcttggtatatgttgctCTAGGATcatctagctttcagagtctgggttgaaaaaatcTGCTCataacctaattggtttcccccatatgtaatctgattcctttctcttgtggcctcttattctgtatgttagacatttttattataataatgtgctttggtgtggatctgctgtgattttgtacatttggcactctgtaagcctcttgaatttgattttccaaataattctttggaaaattttctgataccatttcattgaatagattgttcatttctttggtttggaattCTATGACTTCCTCTATTCCAATGACTCttaaaatttggtctttttgtgctatcccatatttcttgaatgttctgctcgtGGTTTTTTACCATTTTGACtatgtggtctacattctttttaaaagtatatattttgtcttcattgtctgagatcctgtcttccaaatggtctactctgttggtgattcttcaattgaacttttaatttgatttattggtttgtttgttttttttatttcaaggatttcggTTTGTTTgtttacctctatctccctattgaagtaatcttttgcttcctgtatttgtttatgttgctctttgtcaaaatgatcttttttaatatttattttttagttttagatggacacaatatctttatctttatgtggtgctgagaatcgaacccagtgcctcatgcatgctagacgagtgctctaccacttgagccacatccctagcccctcaaAATGATCTTTTACTGCTTGTATTTGCTTTTTTGATATCATCTTTTAactcatagaacattttaattatgtacatcctgaactccttctctgtaatttcctctgctgtgctggccatggattctaataagtggtatcttggtttgtttggggcactttcttcccttgtcttttcatgttcttcATGTGTCTTGCCTTCTAGTACTGCAGATCCAAGGTGTTATCATTTTTACCCtaaggcttatagtgtccctgtagggtcccaatacctctcctttgaggggaaggGCAATGTTAATAGAtgccaatataaacaatatacagccttaaaacaaatagttgctattaagacatttacagtttggtcataatatacagaaatgttgaattcaattattatctacaatataatccaTAGGTTTGTAAAAGCATTTACAGTTTCTGACAATGAACAAAGATCTGGGGATGAGTTGTAGGATGATATACTGAGGAGATAGGAGgtaggatatagagttattatatcttaagAAGTGTGAAAgggaaatctaaagaagaaggttagtagcaggagaagagagaagaagtaaTTTTAGGTAGACAAGTGGGAACTAtgtagaatacatttaaaaaacatatgcattgagaaaaatttaaaatggtaaaaattggagggaaaaaatatatatacaacacaactgtaatatactattcagtatcccagtcctcaaaatcccaattcatgcaaagtacttggtttcacatatgttggggatgagGGAGGGaaaatagagagggagaagaaaaaggaaagaaaaataatcttgaaggaagaaaccaggaaTGTTTTGGTTGGAggatctttcctgcttcccttctcatccagtgAGTGGGGTCATCTGTTAttagctggtatctccacccttaGGACAGTGAAGGAAACCAGGGTGGGAGGGTTAGTCCTGGGAGGAGGGCACCAGGAAGTGGAGTGTGGCACCCACCAGTCTCCAAAGGGAGAGTACACCTCAAGGATCTCTTTTTGGGCCCATTCATATGATGTGagcacctggtcttatctccttatctcACCTGAAGACCTCCCAGGTCCTGGTCACTATGTTAGTCTCAACTCTATCACTCTCACCCTCTCCCTTACTAGTTCATAATAAGGGACATTTTTCTCTAGGGATCTTGTGTGGGGCACTTTGGGTGTGTTATAATAGCTGTTTTGTGATGGGTAGTCACTGTGCTGGGCTAGAGCTGCTGGGGGGAGGCGGTGGATACTGGGTACCTGGCTTGGGCTCACTAGGTCCAGCCAAAGCCCACCAAACACCTGAGGAAGGTGTGGCAATGGAGCCAAAAAGAGACCTCCAGAGATTAGTTTCAGAGAACTTGATCCACTTTATTATTGCATAGGCAAGTTTTTATGCATAGCCTGTTACTGGGCAGATTCATCTGAGGGTCATATAACCCAATGAGTTAGCAACATGCTTACGAGTGGTGGCCAATGGTCTAAAAGGTCAATGGCagaaaagcagaaggaaagaaacatgCTGTGCACCTGAGGGAGGCCAGGTATGGTGATAGGGCTGAGTGCAGGTAGTGTGCTAACCACTGTATCCGGGTTCAGTGTGCTGGACCCTGAGAGTCCCTCACATAGGCCACATAGGCTGCTTTCCAACTCATGGGCCCAGAACCTGGCCAGccagagttccaaactgggaCTTGCCCCCACTAGAGATGGTGAtgaggtgacccaagatggaggtggctgctttcagcaATGGGATGTCAGGTCAGGTGGGAGGAGCTGGAAGATGGCAATGAGTGATGTGCTCAGAGACAAGCtggctgtcttcagagcctgtgtgaagtctccaggtgcaggcaggctactgtGCATAAGGGACTATCTCCATTGCTGtggagtcccaagatggaggcaaccagGGGAGCCCAACATTAGTAGATGGGGGTTCACACAGGAGTGGTGGCCAGAGTTCTCACACACGGGTAGCTTCCAGGAGTCCTGCGTGGAAGCAGCATTCTGGATTTCTTCTCATGTGGGTGGCCGTAAGTTCTGTGTGGGTGCAGATGCTGATGGTCCTGCTTGGGCACCCGGTAGTTCTGCATGggtgagtagttgggagacctactctgacactgaggcctggagccctgcatgCACACAGTGGCCATTATTCCTGTTCAGAAGCAGAAAAATCACTTGCAGAGAAGCAGTATACTCTCACTACTTGGGTCCCCGGTGTCAGAGTGACGCAGAATGTGCCTCCTTCTGGCCCATCTTCTTGGATCCCTCCACAGTGAATTTTTATAGCAGCTATGATGCTGACATTGCTTGAAGCTTCCCACATCATTGCTCTGCAAACAGGAGTCCCCCTCCTCTGCCTAGAGAAGTATCTGGGGAAATGCCAGGGGTCTttgttcctctttcttttttttaactgttttgttatttttggatGGTGGAGCacatatgaatttgacaaaataatgGGTTTTGGCatgttcatacatgcatataacataaaatgATCAAATTCACTCCCTAATGCCCCTAATACCTCTTCACACACCCATCAGAAGAGGCCCTTCCTCAAATCACATTCCCACACTGTGCACTGGTAAATAACCAATTCACATGGCCAGGTGTTCCTTTCAATGGTAGGATGATTCTGTAGCTGGGGTCAAGGCTGGGAACTGGTCTCTCAATGTGCATTCTTGGGGTTGGGATGGAAGCAGCACTCTAAGGTGAAGACCATTATAAGCTCTCTGGAAAAGCAACAGAGAGCTTCACAAAGCAGAGCACAAAACAGCCAGCAGGCCAGAGAGCTGTGCAACACAGTGGAGCCTTGGGGACAGATAGGGAGTAATACATGAGCAGTCAGAGGCCATGTCCCAGGGACTTTGCCCGtgacttcctcccttcctcatcTCCACTGTGTGGTCAATGGGAAGGTTGATCCCACTGATGAGCAACATAAGGATCACCCCAACAGAGCTGTCATgttaaatagcaaaaataaataaaaatggctgggaatacaaatcatgtctcaataataaccctgaatgttagtGGCCTAaactcatatatgtacacatatatacttatatataactTACATAAacttacataaaaatttttaaattttttttttaaactcaggaaGCTCTCCAGTATCTGGTGGACATGTTTCTCTTTCAGCTtcagtattttctcttttatttcatctttggcAGATTGGTTTCCAGTGGCCTCAGTGTGGGTCTGCTCACACTGATGGTCCCTGGAGTTTGTTCAGTATCTTGGATTAGAACATTCAAATACTTAATCATATTCAAGATTGTAGAGAActtttatctttccaataaacttttgtcattttttttctttctcgaATCTGGGATTCTCATGTTTGTCAATGCTGACATCCTGAATGGACTTTAGTGGTTTTTTTTCAAGATTCTGaggtattgttttgttttgttttttccttgaatcGCAGAATCGGCAATGTCAATGGATCCTGCTCcacattttgtgatttttttttcaactgccTGTTCAAACCTATTGTGGAAACACCAGTGAACTTCTGAGTTAATTGAGCTTATCAACTcccatatttctctttttttatatatacattctCTCTCTTTGTTAATGTTCTCATTTTGCTGATCATATTCTAGATTTTCTTTCCACTTCATCCCAATTTTCCTGGAGCATGTTGGAGACAGCTGCTTCACAGTGCTGGTCTGGTTTCAGGTGGGGCCCAATAGATCActagggtgaggaggaggaggcaggagggtaaGAGCTAGGGAAGGATGTGGGATGGGGAGgcaagagggaggagggacaggaggatgGGAAACAGGGGGAAGCAGCCCAGGCAGCCCCCTGGGTGTGGAGAGCAGGGAACAGCCTCCTAAGGAAACAGCTCTCATGAGGACCCCCAGGTGGAGGCCCAGTGACAGCAAATTTGTCTTCTGATGGTCATGACCATAACCTGATAGATTTCTGTTGCTGTAGGCACTAGGTGTGCAGTCCCTTGTCACAGCAGCATTAGAAACTTACACAAGGTGGTCGTACTGTGGGGAGATATGCCAGGGGCTTCAGCAAAGTTTCATTTCTTACTTGAGCTGCACGTTCATTGCTGTATGCACCATGATCACtccaggcaggaggagggaaCCCCATCATGAGCTGGAAACTCTGTGGAACAGGGAGCTGAGCCAAGATTCATGTCAAATGCATTTCCCACTAATTGTATCCACACTTCCCCAAAACTCAGGAGACCAAAGAGCCACAGGACCCCACACAATGTCATGGTCCATGAAGGGCCAGTGACCCttcagaaaaggaagagcaacaAACAGTTGGTGACACATGAGAGCTCAGGGGAGGGCTCAGGCCCTCAagtcccctccctccaccttgctcagggctctgggcctcaggggCAGGTGTCTCACAGTGTGGAGGTGCAGCCAGGGGAGGCTCAGTGTGAGGACACACCCTGTGCTGAGCTCAAGGCCACTCTGTGGGCACTCAGTCAGTGACAGGCTTTGCTGATACCACGTGATAAACCAAGGGGATCCCCAGGATGAGCAGTGACCACCCTGTGTCTCCCCCAGGAGCGGCTGCACAGGAGCTGCAGGTGATCCAGCCTGAGAAGTCAGTGTCTGTCGCTGCTGGAGAGTCAGCCACCTTATACTGCTACAAGacctccctgctccctgtgggGCCCACGCAGTGGTTTAAGGGGGCAGGGCCAGGCCGGGAGTTGATCTACAAGTTCATAGAAGGCCACTTCCCCCGAGTCACAAATGTCTCAGATGCCACAAAGAGGGACAACAGGGACTTTTCCATCCGCATCAGTAATGTCACCCCAGCAGACGCCGGCACCTACTACTGTGTGAAGTTCCAGAAATCGACCCCTGTTGATAAGGAGTATAAGTCTGGACCAGGCACTGAGTTGTCTGTGCGAGGTGAGTgcagctgcctcctcctccctggggtgggacaggaGGTCAGGGGTCACGCCCTCCACCCTGGGGGCCACAGCTGAGAAGCAGGAGCAGCACTGGGTGCTCATGTCATGACCTACTGTCACCCCTTCTGCAGGTCAGGGAGGCAGAGGCCTGTGGAGGCCGTGCTATGTGGTCCAGGCTCCATGGCTGGTAAATGGGGGGCACCTGCACCCCTCACCTGCCTGCTCCACAGCCCTGACCTTTTCCAGTCTGGCCTGCCCTGTGGCTCCCCAGCTGAGGGCTCTGAGGGTTTGAGGGACTTGCCAATCACAGAGCCAGAGCATGTCTGCTGCCTGCAGAGAGCACTGCCCTGTGGGGGTGAGCCTTCTTTATACCACCAGCACCGAGGACCCACTGTGTGCCAATCCACACTCTGGATGCTCTGGAAAGAGCTGGGAGCAGGACAGGTAAAGTTCCCCTCCCACAGGCTACTGTTCCTGTCCCTCCCTGAGGACCAGGCCTCCagagcagggagggggagggcatctttccttccttcccctcctggaaCAGCACCTGAGAGGATTCTGACAGGCTCAGGTTCCCTGTAGACCTGGGCCCTGGTGGAGGAGCTGCCAAGAGGCTGGGCCTTTGCCCTGGGTCTGCCTGTGAATCCCTGTGTCCCAGGGACCAGCCCTCACAGGCCCTGCAGGGCAGGAGCAGAGCTGGGTCACTCACCCAGGGAGTGTTCTCCATGTGGGTGAAACAGGGGTTCCCAGTTCAGGAAGCACAGGAGCTCACTGTGTGGTTCCTGCAAGAGGCCCTGCATGCCCCTCCTAGGCCATGAGGCTGAGGTGGTCAGCACACATGGACCTTCACCCCTGTGCCCACCCCTGTTGACCTGGGGAGCTGgaggcccagcaggccctctCTCTCACAGCACATTAATGCCAGGAGGGGACAGAGCCCAACCTGACTCCAGCCCAGGCTCCTGCTGCCCTGGGAATAGACACTGTCCCCACAGAGGAGCCAGGGCACAGGAGGGGCTCAACACAGACCTGACCTGACCCACTGGGCAGGGAGCAGCGTCCATGCTCCTCCTCCGTCTCCCAAGTTTCAGGAATCCACTCACATTCACACCCTGAAGCCACAGTGAGTGGAGATTATCTCCTGAATGTTGGCCATGGTCTCCTTCCATAGGGAGGTGCCCCAGCAGGACACACAGAGCTGCTCCATTTTTGAACAAGGGCAAAAGACTTCTTCCTGTGGagaggttatattttttttcttactgttgtgGTGGGTGGGGTTGGGGGCTCCCCACTGGCTGTGCATAGGAATCATGTGGGAAACTGAAGACAAAAACTCCCAGATCCAGGATTTACCTtgacattttgattttaaattccaACATGAGTCTGGGCATCTGAAGATTTTACTTACTCCAGAAGGTTCTAACACACAGCCAGGGTTCTTGACCCCTGAGATCCATGTCCTGAACACACGGAAGGGAAGCTGGTGTTTTTCCTTTGGCAGTAAGGGAGAGCGTGGGAGCCCTCTCAGGTGTGGATGCTCCAGAACAGCCCGTGCTGGGCTCAGCTCCCTGGGCCCATGGCAGGGTCTCCTGACAGAGCCCGCTCAGATCCAGCATCATCCTGGGGCCCACATCTGACATGAGTCTGTCTCTGAACAGGAGCTGGAGCCACTGAGTCCTCTTCAGCACACAGCCCTCCCTGCCTTGATGACCCATAATGCCATAGAGGTGTCTGTCCCTGTCCCTTCACAGAGCCCCTCTTTATGGAAACAGCTTCTCTGGATGAAACCCCCGTGATGCTGTTCATGACGTGAGAAGCTCTTTATCACCTTGTTTCCTGTGGGGACTCTTAAGAACACAGGGAGAgggtgggggtgcagctcagtgctgGTTCCTGCTGAGCACCCTGAGGCCCTGGGCAGACTCTCAGTGCCTCCCTGGGGGGCTGTGGGGATTCAAGAAAACAGGTGCTTCACCATCATCCAGGGATTTCTGCTCCTCCTCTCACACAGGTTTATTCTGTGCAGGGCTCCTCCACAGGTGGTTACGGATCCACCCCAATTGTTCTTCTTTCCACAACATGCCATGGGCCTCACCTGGGCCGAGGCCTGATTTCTGCTCCTCCTCTCTTGGCAGACACAGGAACAGGATGGAGACTGTTCCTGGGGTCCCCACTGCATTTGTTGTTAAATAATGAATGTGTGGGTTTAGAAGGTGACAATAGCAGCCACAGATGTCATTTATTGGGCACCTACTCCATTCCAGCACCGTCCCTTGCCTTCACCCTTGTCTTGCAGGGTGGTGCTTTAAGAACTCTCTATAGAaggggacactgaggctcagcagAAAAAGAACAGGGGTTACGTCGTCCTCCTGTGTGGATGACAGGAGTCTGCTCTATGCCCTCTCCCCCAGCCTGGGGCCCTTGGCTGGCCAtgcccctctctgggccttgtcTCATAATGGGCTCTCACTCGCACCTCCTCATGGGGCGGTGGTTATCAAGAAATGAGGGTCTCTGGGGGCTCAGGGCAGCATCAGGATGCTGATTAGCTCCTGATAAGAGGCCACTGAATGGAGTCTCTATCCCCTGTGTGACTTCCAGGCTGCTGGGGTCTGGGTGACTCCACTTCTTCAGTGACATCCTGCATATTGTGTCCTCTGAGGGCTGGGTGCATGTCAGGCAGGGAGGTCAGTATTTGCAGATACAAACCTTCATGATTTTTGCTGCCTGGTGACAGCTTTAGAAGGTGTTGGGTGGTGATGAACAATCTAGAGACACCAAAGGGCCCGTCTGAGGACCTGTCCACAGGCAAGCAGCCTCCTGATGCTCTCCCCTGAGTGCCCTCAGGAcctgcccagggcctgggtcTGCATCTCTTGTAATTAGCCGTCAGTTATGAACTTAGCCTTGCGGCTTCCTCTGCACTCAGTGACCTGTGACTCCAATGCCAAGTGACCCAGAGAAGCCCAGATTCAAAAAAAGCTCCCATTCATCCTCTCCTTCTCAAATTCAGGCCTTGGCCCAGGTGAGTCCCATGGCATACTTGTGGAAAGAACAATTGGGGTGAATTCATAACCACCTGTGGAGGAGATATGCACAGTGCAAAGTCTGGGAGAAGGATGGACctcagtttgtttttgtttgttttgttattgttactcaggattgaaaccaggggcaccttaatactgagcttcatcctcagcccttttaattatatattttgaggcaggttctcgcTGTTTCCCAGTCTGGTCTGGAcattgcagtcctcctgcctcagcctccccagtctctgggcaACAGGCCCTAccgtttgctgagattccaggggCAGCTCTGTGTGACCCAAAGCCAGCTGTGCTCAGTGTGGCCTGGGAGGAGACTTGCCAACCACCCCATCCCACAGATGAGGTGCTGGGCCACGTCTCGGCATGGAGAGCTGGTCCCCATGTTCATTTTAGTGTCCTGGTCCTGTTTGTCCCCTGCATTTGTTTCTAAATATGACCTTCTTTGGTGTCAAGAATTCCAGGGCAGGCCAGCAGGAAAAGGTTTTTAACAAAGGGTGAGACAGGGCTGTGAGGTCCTCCCTTCGCCCAGGTTGGTAGCGATGCCCTGGTTCTGAGAGGAAGGCTCTGACCTCAGGCTGAAGCAGCACCTGGGCTGACATTCCTCACTGTGTTGCTACATAGTTGGGCTCACCCAGGGACTTGAGGGTAGGGACACCACACAGGGATCAGCTCAGCACCCAGAGAGCTTTATTAGGAGCATTAAAAACATCATGTCTTGTCATTGTGGTtgtagcccagtgatagagcatgTGCTCAGCATGcacctgggctcaatctccagcacagcaaATAATAACACCAACAATAATGTCGGGGACGATTGTTAACCATGTCACCGGTTTGTGGGCAGCAGGGGTTTCCCAATTACCTGACCCGTCTGTCAATCCCCTTCACAGCCAGACCCTCTCCCCCTGTGGTGTCGGGTCCAGTGATGAGGGCCACACCTGGAAAGACGGTGAGCTTCACCTGCAAGTCCCACGGCTTCTCCCCCCAGAACATCACCCTCAAGTGGTTCAAAAATAGGAATGAGCTCTCGCACACCCAGACCAGCGTGGACCCCAGGGGAGAAAGTGTGTCCTACAGCGTGTCCAGCACAGCCCAGGTGACCCTGGCCCCTGGAGACATCTACTCTCAGGTCATCTGCAAAGTGGCCCATTTCACCTTGGAGGGGGGCCCTCCTCTTCAGGGGATTGTCAACTTGGCTGACACCATCCGAGGTACAGGACCCTACTCCCTGCTCCAGCCCACACTGGCCACCCAGCCTGCTGCTCCCCAGGGGCCTTTTCTCCAGGACCTCAGTGGCTTGGGGTCTAATTCCCAGCAGTGCTGCCACCAGCCATCACATGTGGACTCCTGCCCCGTGGCCAGCATGTGCTACTGGCTTCATTAAATCGCCCAGTAGAAACTACCACTGCTGAGTGGGGGGTTCCATCTATTCTGCTAAACTTCTTTCAGGCCAGAATTCTGCTTACCAACCTCACTCACTTTTACCCTCAGGGGAGCTGCTGGTCCCTTGGCACCTGTGGGTGGCAGGCCCTGTGGTTAGTGATTCACTCCTGTGCAAACCCCCAGTGTCTGAGCCCCTCTGCATGCCTGGCCCTGTCCTGAGGGAGGCCCTTGCCCTGCTGGGAGGAGCTCAGCATCTGTCCCATAAGGTCACAGCTTC from Ictidomys tridecemlineatus isolate mIctTri1 chromosome 5, mIctTri1.hap1, whole genome shotgun sequence includes:
- the LOC144378081 gene encoding signal-regulatory protein beta-1-like, giving the protein MSSDHPVSPPGAAAQELQVIQPEKSVSVAAGESATLYCYKTSLLPVGPTQWFKGAGPGRELIYKFIEGHFPRVTNVSDATKRDNRDFSIRISNVTPADAGTYYCVKFQKSTPVDKEYKSGPGTELSVRARPSPPVVSGPVMRATPGKTVSFTCKSHGFSPQNITLKWFKNRNELSHTQTSVDPRGESVSYSVSSTAQVTLAPGDIYSQVICKVAHFTLEGGPPLQGIVNLADTIRVPPTVEVTPLPTMAGNQVNVTCQVKHFYPGSLQVTWVENGNVSRTETASTLSENKDGTFNLTSWLLVNSSVHREDVTFTCRVEHDGQPATARSYTLQVSSSFREQGTVMSTLVSHLIGLLFGPKILLAVGVSAVYIHRKQKS